In Salvelinus namaycush isolate Seneca chromosome 37, SaNama_1.0, whole genome shotgun sequence, the following are encoded in one genomic region:
- the LOC120031151 gene encoding E3 ubiquitin-protein ligase rnf146, whose amino-acid sequence MASCGEVDHSVSSLPSSKKGSGDSACSGSGGSSPALPVPECAICLQSCVHPVQLPCRHVFCFLCVKGASWQSKRCALCRQEVPEDFLEHPTLLSPDELKTGGRGATGDNAWYYEGRNGWWQYDERTSRELEDAFSKGKKTAEMLIAGFLYVADLENMVQYRRNEHGRRRKIKRDVVDIPKKGVAGLRLDTEGGTQGSAASGRGNSADGADTSAAAVQQAAAAPAASTVLSAPARPPTSLGGQAGSPTSPSLEDTLALLHISPTDAPERAEVGEGEEEATATPSMSSGPNTSVDGSGDWSDDEGDGEAVEPQEQRLRLGESPEDRSPPGAEASSTSSVRSRRPDGQCTEV is encoded by the coding sequence ATGGCTAGCTGCGGTGAGGTTGACCACTCTGTGAGCTCGCTCCCATCCAGTAAGAAGGGGAGTGGTGACTCTGCCTGCTCTGGTTCCGGTGGCTCATCACCTGCCCTTCCTGTCCCAGAATGTGCCATTTGCCTGCAGAGCTGTGTCCACCCTGTCCAGCTACCCTGCCGCCATGTCTTCTGCTTCCTGTGTGTGAAAGGGGCGTCCTGGCAGAGCAAGCGCTGTGCTCTCTGTAGACAGGAGGTTCCCGAGGACTTCCTGGAGCACCCCACTCTGCTGTCCCCCGACGAGCTTAAGACCGGAGGGCGGGGTGCCACAGGGGACAATGCCTGGTACTATGAGGGGAGGAACGGCTGGTGGCAGTATGACGAGAGGACCAGCCGTGAGCTGGAGGATGCTTTCTCCAAGGGCAAGAAGACAGCCGAGATGCTGATAGCTGGGTTCCTGTACGTAGCCGACCTGGAGAACATGGTGCAGTACCGGCGCAATGAGCACGGCCGCCGCCGCAAGATAAAACGGGACGTTGTGGACATCCCCAAGAAAGGGGTGGCGGGCCTCCGTCTGGACACCGAGGGCGGCACGCAGGGGTCCGCTGCGTCAGGGAGAGGGAACTCTGCAGACGGGGCTGATACTTCAGCAGCCGCAGTGCAGCAGGCTGCAGCAGCTCCAGCTGCCTCCACAGTCCTGTCTGCTCCTGCCAGGCCTCCCACCTCTCTGGGGGGGCAGGCTGGCAGCCCGACCAGCCCCTCCCTGGAGGACACCCTGGCCCTGCTCCACATCAGCCCCACAGATGCGCCGGAGAGGGCGGAGGTcggggagggggaagaggaggccACTGCCACACCCTCCATGTCATCTGGTCCTAACACTTCTGTGGATGGTTCTGGGGACTGGAGTGACGATGAGGGGGATGGGGAGGCAGTGGAGCCCCAGGAGCAGAGACTGCGTTTGGGGGAGAGCCCAGAGGACAGGTCCCCCCCTGGGGCTGAGGCCTCCAGCACCAGTAGTGTGAGGTCGCGAAGGCCTGACGGCCAGTGTACTGAAGTGTGA
- the LOC120031234 gene encoding R-spondin-3-like has translation MQLQLISFVLILHCMEYTDCQQQPSRHRQHKQIPGVSSGCQGGCLTCSDYNGCLSCKPRLFIFLERNGMRQMGVCLPSCPSGFYGTRSPDRNTCTKCRPECDSCFNKNLCMRCRAGYYLHLGKCQESCPESLVCSDTQRECVPKCPADCDACLINDTCTRCRSGLYLLLGKCHHVCPDEFEPNDKLMECSLQVHCTVGEWGEWSPCSRSGKTCGFKWGEETRTREVVQIPSTYGKPCPPIWEKKECVLKRRRCPGEGKGRKGERRGERRNRDNRRDKDIQGEGRRERKKDRERERGEAGDREDSENRNKTEQRRRRGQNRDPVVSPEGGGPTQ, from the exons ATGCAATTACAACtgatctcctttgttttgatctTGCACTGCATGGAATACACTGATTGTCAGCAGCAACCCTCTAGGCATCGGCAACATAAAC AGATCCCAGGGGTGAGCTCAGGGTGCCAGGGAGGCTGTCTGACCTGCTCTGATTATAATGGCTGTCTGTCCTGTAAGCCCCGCCTCTTTATCTTCCTGGAGAGAAATGGGATGAGGCAGATGGGGGTGTGTCTGCCCTCCTGCCCCAGTGGTTTCTACGGCACCCGCTCGCCAGACAGAAACACATGCACAA AGTGCAGGCCGGAGTGTGATTCTTGCTTCAATAAGAACCTTTGCATGCGGTGCCGAGCGGGGTACTATCTCCACCTGGGCAAGTGTCAGGAGAGCTGCCCAGAGAGCCTGGTCTGCAGCGACACACAAAGGGAATGTGTTCCCA AGTGTCCTGCGGACTGTGATGCCTGTCTGATCAATGACACATGTACAAGGTGCAGATCAGGCCTGTACCTGCTGCTGGGGAAGTGTCACCACGTCTGTCCAGACGAGTTTGAACCAAACGACAAACTCATGGAGTGTTCCCTTCAAG TGCACTGCACGGTGGGTGAGTGGGGAGAGTGGAGCCCCTGCTCCCGGTCAGGGAAAACCTGTGGATTTAAATGGGGTGAGGAGACGAGGACCAGGGAAGTTGTCCAGATCCCTTCCACCTACGGAAAACCCTGTCCCCCCATCTGGGAAAAGAAAGAGTGTGTCCTCAAGAGGAGGCGATGTCCGG GGGAAGGCAAGGGGAGGAAGGGTGAGCGGCGGGGCGAGCGGAGAAATCGTGACAACCGCCGGGACAAGGACATCCAGGGGGAAggccggcgggagaggaagaaggacagagagagggagaggggggaggcaggtgaCCGGGAGGACTCTGAGAACAGGAACAAGACAGAACAAAGACGCCGGAGAGGCCAAAACAGAGACCCTGTTGTCTCACCTGAGGGAGGAGGTCCTACACAGTAA